One Streptomyces sp. P9-A2 DNA window includes the following coding sequences:
- a CDS encoding tryptophan 2,3-dioxygenase family protein, translating into MSHEAFEPETPHLDFEGTTPYEDYVRADVLTHLQHTLSDDPGEMVFLVTTQVMELWFTVIVHEWETAANALRGDDIPTAVDALKRSVRELEALNASWKPLGQLTPAQFNAYRGALGEGSGFQSAMYRRMEFLLGDKSASMLVPHRGAPRTHAELEKALHEPSLYDEVLRLLARRGHAVPDEVLRRDVSRRYEPSPRVEEVWTAVYSGDERDEVARLGEALTDVAELVWRWRNDHLVATRRAMGAKAGTGGSAGVAWLEKRARNNVFPELWTARSYV; encoded by the coding sequence ATGTCCCACGAGGCTTTTGAGCCGGAGACCCCGCATCTCGACTTCGAGGGCACGACCCCCTACGAGGACTACGTCAGGGCCGACGTCCTCACCCACCTCCAGCACACCCTCTCCGACGATCCCGGAGAGATGGTCTTCCTGGTCACCACCCAGGTGATGGAGCTGTGGTTCACCGTGATCGTGCACGAGTGGGAGACGGCGGCGAACGCGCTGCGGGGCGACGACATCCCCACCGCGGTCGACGCGCTGAAGCGGTCCGTACGGGAACTGGAGGCGCTGAACGCCTCCTGGAAGCCGCTCGGACAGCTCACCCCGGCACAGTTCAACGCCTACCGCGGCGCGCTCGGCGAGGGCTCCGGCTTCCAGTCGGCGATGTACCGGCGCATGGAGTTCCTGCTGGGCGACAAGTCCGCGTCCATGCTCGTCCCGCACCGGGGCGCGCCGCGGACGCACGCCGAGCTGGAGAAGGCGCTGCACGAACCGAGCCTGTACGACGAGGTGCTGCGCCTCCTCGCACGCCGCGGGCACGCCGTCCCCGACGAGGTGCTGCGCCGCGACGTGTCCCGGCGGTACGAGCCGTCGCCGCGGGTGGAGGAGGTCTGGACGGCCGTCTACTCGGGTGACGAGCGGGACGAGGTCGCCCGGCTGGGTGAGGCGCTCACCGATGTCGCCGAGCTGGTGTGGCGCTGGCGCAACGACCACCTGGTCGCCACCCGCCGCGCGATGGGCGCCAAGGCCGGTACGGGCGGTTCCGCCGGGGTGGCCTGGCTGGAGAAGCGGGCACGGAACAACGTGTTCCCCGAGCTGTGGACGGCGCGCTCCTATGTCTGA
- a CDS encoding alpha/beta hydrolase has translation MTDDAAAARAAAEEESVFSHPPVEPDATAAYGDDPDQLIDFYVPRATGGPGGPAPVVVVLHGGAWRAPYDRRHISPFAGFLARRGFAVASVEYRRGAGATGGGDPVAGRWPDTFDDVAAALDALPGLARRHLPGADPRRTVATGHSAGGHLALWAAARHLLPADAPWRTDGPVPLRGVVALAPIADLAVADKLDVCGGAVRQLLGGDEGFAERQPYADPTLLLPTGIATTIVQGRCDADVPQAVAEAYADAAARAGEVVGLTLLEDVGHFPPIDPAADACAVVAEEIAQLAW, from the coding sequence ATGACGGACGACGCCGCAGCTGCCCGGGCCGCCGCCGAAGAGGAGTCGGTCTTCTCCCATCCGCCGGTCGAGCCCGACGCCACGGCGGCCTACGGCGACGACCCGGACCAGCTGATCGACTTCTACGTCCCGCGTGCCACGGGCGGCCCCGGAGGCCCCGCGCCCGTGGTCGTCGTCCTGCACGGTGGTGCCTGGCGGGCGCCCTACGACCGGCGGCACATCAGCCCGTTCGCCGGCTTCCTGGCCCGCCGGGGCTTCGCCGTGGCCAGTGTCGAGTACCGGCGCGGGGCGGGGGCGACGGGCGGCGGGGACCCGGTCGCGGGGCGCTGGCCCGACACCTTCGACGACGTGGCCGCCGCGCTCGACGCGCTGCCCGGGCTGGCCCGCCGGCATCTGCCCGGCGCCGACCCGCGCCGCACGGTGGCCACCGGCCACTCGGCCGGCGGCCATCTGGCGCTGTGGGCCGCCGCCCGTCACCTCCTCCCCGCCGACGCCCCCTGGCGCACCGACGGTCCCGTGCCCCTGCGGGGCGTGGTCGCCCTCGCTCCGATCGCCGACCTGGCGGTCGCCGACAAGCTGGACGTCTGCGGCGGTGCGGTACGCCAACTCCTGGGCGGTGACGAGGGGTTCGCCGAGCGGCAGCCGTACGCCGACCCCACGCTGCTGCTGCCCACCGGAATCGCCACCACCATCGTCCAGGGCCGTTGCGACGCCGACGTCCCGCAGGCGGTCGCCGAGGCGTACGCGGACGCGGCGGCCAGGGCGGGTGAGGTGGTGGGGCTGACGTTGCTGGAGGACGTCGGCCACTTCCCGCCGATCGACCCGGCGGCGGACGCCTGCGCGGTGGTGGCGGAGGAGATCGCCCAACTCGCCTGGTGA
- a CDS encoding DUF3151 domain-containing protein, with translation MTTQKNLLGGPDPTHLPENEEAYRLLGEESLPPAEVVAKFPTFSLAWAMLADDAFEAGRVVESYAYARTGYHRGLDSLRRAGWKGHGPIPWSHRANRGFLRCLAALARAAEAIDEKDEAERCTQFLQDSSAEAYEELKRA, from the coding sequence ATGACCACTCAGAAGAACCTGCTCGGCGGCCCGGACCCGACCCATCTGCCCGAGAACGAGGAGGCGTACCGCCTGCTCGGCGAGGAGTCCCTGCCGCCCGCCGAGGTGGTGGCGAAGTTCCCGACGTTCTCACTGGCCTGGGCCATGCTCGCCGACGACGCCTTCGAGGCGGGGCGAGTGGTCGAGTCGTACGCGTACGCCCGGACGGGCTACCACCGGGGACTCGACTCGCTGCGCCGGGCCGGATGGAAGGGCCATGGACCGATCCCGTGGAGCCACCGCGCCAACCGCGGCTTCCTACGCTGCCTCGCCGCCCTCGCCCGCGCCGCCGAGGCGATCGACGAGAAGGACGAGGCGGAGCGCTGCACGCAGTTCCTCCAGGACAGCAGCGCCGAGGCGTACGAGGAGCTGAAGCGGGCCTAA
- a CDS encoding MFS transporter, with translation MPDVRLASPQGKWILLTTVLGSSMAMLDSTVVNVALPRIGRDLDADLAALQWTVNAYMVTLAGLILLGGALGDRFGRRKVFVVGVLWFAAASLLCGIAPNSGVLIAARALQGIGGALLTPGSLALIQASFHPDDRGRAVGLWSGFGGIGAAVGPFLGGWLVDGPGWRWVFLINVPLALLCAPIAVRHVPESDSGEEAPGRFDVLGAVLGALALALVTYALIEAGEDSLVVAAAGLVAAVAFVLVEKYRPHPMMPLDIFASRQFTVINVVTLCVYAAFGGFFFLAALQLQVAVGWSALAAGTALLPTTVLMLLLSARSGELAVRIGPRIPLTVGPLLCAAGMLLMTRVGPGASYLTEVLPALLVLGLGMVTLVAPLTATVLAAVETTRAGLASGINNAAARAAGLLAVAALPLLVGMGPEAYREPDAFDEAFGRAMVLCAAVLVAGSVIAFATVRRPAPGCRRPECRTHGSVAVPPLEPETAVGPAGGVSRET, from the coding sequence ATGCCCGATGTCCGGCTGGCCTCACCGCAGGGCAAGTGGATCCTGCTCACCACGGTGCTCGGTTCGAGCATGGCCATGCTGGACTCCACCGTCGTCAACGTCGCCCTGCCGCGCATCGGCCGTGACCTCGACGCGGACCTCGCCGCCCTGCAGTGGACGGTCAACGCGTACATGGTCACGCTGGCCGGCCTGATCCTGCTGGGCGGGGCGCTGGGTGACCGGTTCGGGCGCCGGAAGGTGTTCGTGGTCGGGGTGCTGTGGTTCGCCGCGGCCTCCCTGCTGTGCGGTATCGCGCCGAACTCCGGTGTGCTGATCGCCGCCCGAGCCCTGCAGGGGATCGGCGGCGCGCTGCTCACGCCCGGCTCCCTCGCCCTGATCCAGGCCTCCTTCCACCCCGACGACCGGGGCCGGGCGGTGGGCCTGTGGTCCGGCTTCGGCGGGATCGGCGCGGCGGTCGGCCCGTTCCTGGGCGGCTGGCTGGTGGACGGGCCGGGCTGGCGCTGGGTGTTCCTGATCAACGTGCCGCTGGCCCTGCTGTGCGCCCCGATCGCCGTCCGTCACGTACCGGAGTCGGACAGCGGGGAGGAGGCCCCCGGCCGCTTCGACGTGCTCGGCGCGGTGCTCGGCGCGCTCGCCCTCGCCCTGGTGACGTACGCGCTGATCGAGGCCGGTGAGGACTCCCTCGTGGTCGCGGCCGCCGGACTGGTTGCGGCCGTCGCCTTCGTGCTCGTCGAGAAGTACCGACCGCACCCGATGATGCCGCTGGACATCTTCGCGTCCCGGCAGTTCACGGTGATCAACGTGGTGACCCTGTGCGTGTACGCGGCGTTCGGCGGCTTCTTCTTCCTCGCCGCGCTCCAGCTCCAGGTCGCCGTCGGCTGGTCCGCGCTCGCCGCCGGTACGGCGCTGCTGCCCACGACCGTGCTGATGCTGCTGCTCTCCGCCCGCTCCGGCGAGCTCGCCGTCCGGATCGGGCCGCGCATCCCGCTCACCGTCGGACCGCTGCTGTGCGCGGCCGGGATGCTGCTGATGACGCGGGTGGGGCCGGGCGCCTCGTACCTCACCGAGGTGCTGCCCGCTCTGCTGGTGCTGGGCCTGGGCATGGTCACCCTGGTGGCGCCGCTGACCGCCACCGTCCTGGCGGCCGTGGAGACCACACGGGCGGGTCTGGCCAGCGGTATCAACAACGCGGCGGCCCGCGCGGCCGGCCTGCTGGCGGTGGCCGCGCTGCCGCTGCTCGTCGGGATGGGGCCGGAGGCGTACCGGGAGCCGGACGCCTTCGATGAGGCGTTCGGCCGGGCGATGGTGCTGTGCGCCGCCGTCCTGGTGGCCGGCTCGGTCATCGCCTTCGCGACCGTACGGCGTCCCGCACCGGGCTGCCGCCGTCCCGAATGCCGTACGCACGGCAGTGTGGCCGTACCCCCACTGGAACCCGAGACCGCAGTGGGGCCGGCCGGTGGTGTTTCACGTGAAACGTGA
- a CDS encoding PP2C family protein-serine/threonine phosphatase produces MRNRREEAGERERRLRWLPAALLASAFVLDLVLLNNVSTFPLLASAPVLAAPILSLRGTIATGVAANAVGLLLVELEREPTRADVTAFTSLVVLTLIAAGLNVLLTRDRQQLRTSREVAAAVQRAVLPDPPHRVGRLTVASRYEVAHAEAAIGGDLFAIHQTPHGIRMLIADVRGKGLEAIRTVNALLGSFREACLHQPDLPSVVRQLEDRMRAGIEEASGAEAESFATAVVVELTHDYSELRIAVRGHAAPLLVHDGKALPLEPAVPSLPLGLGALNSDPDGADVPVDRFELPAGATLVLYTDGINEARDTDGVFFDPVPVLSQRFPPDPEAVLDTVLSAVSRHTGSALQDDAALFAVTLDADTETNTAVPPSDTARAPRPGHGT; encoded by the coding sequence ATGCGAAACAGGCGCGAGGAAGCGGGGGAGCGCGAGCGGCGGCTCCGGTGGCTGCCCGCCGCGCTGCTCGCGAGCGCCTTCGTCCTCGACCTGGTCCTCCTGAACAACGTCAGCACGTTCCCCCTGCTCGCGTCGGCCCCCGTCCTGGCCGCGCCGATCCTCTCCCTGCGCGGGACGATCGCCACCGGCGTGGCGGCGAATGCCGTCGGGCTCCTTCTGGTGGAACTGGAAAGAGAGCCGACCCGCGCCGATGTCACCGCGTTCACCAGCCTGGTCGTGCTCACCCTCATCGCGGCAGGCCTCAATGTGCTGCTGACACGCGACCGGCAGCAGCTGAGGACGAGCCGCGAGGTGGCGGCGGCGGTGCAGCGCGCGGTCCTGCCGGACCCGCCGCACCGGGTGGGACGGCTGACCGTGGCCTCCCGGTACGAGGTCGCCCACGCGGAGGCAGCCATCGGCGGTGACCTCTTCGCGATCCACCAGACGCCGCACGGCATCCGCATGCTCATCGCCGATGTGCGCGGCAAGGGACTGGAGGCGATCCGCACGGTGAACGCCCTGCTCGGATCGTTCCGTGAGGCCTGCCTCCACCAGCCGGATCTGCCGAGTGTCGTCCGGCAACTGGAGGACCGGATGCGGGCCGGCATCGAGGAGGCGAGCGGTGCGGAGGCCGAGTCGTTCGCCACGGCCGTCGTCGTGGAGCTCACCCATGACTACTCCGAACTCCGTATCGCCGTCCGGGGACACGCGGCGCCCCTGCTGGTGCACGACGGCAAGGCGCTCCCGCTGGAACCGGCCGTCCCGTCCCTGCCCCTGGGCCTGGGCGCGCTCAACAGCGATCCGGACGGCGCCGACGTCCCGGTCGACCGGTTCGAGCTGCCGGCCGGGGCCACTCTGGTGCTCTACACCGACGGCATCAACGAGGCCCGCGACACGGACGGTGTCTTCTTCGACCCCGTTCCGGTGCTGTCCCAGCGCTTCCCGCCCGATCCCGAGGCGGTACTCGACACCGTGCTCTCCGCTGTCTCCCGGCACACCGGAAGCGCGCTGCAGGACGACGCGGCGCTCTTCGCCGTCACCCTGGACGCGGACACGGAGACGAATACCGCCGTCCCACCCTCGGACACCGCCCGGGCTCCCCGCCCCGGGCACGGCACGTAG
- a CDS encoding alpha/beta hydrolase, with the protein MGYRWRRAALAVLVASAVTLPVVGAARPRVPAPPPVTLAAPTAATLDATYAAHRANAGEAARMAADHGDRRRAAADRSLAGPARQLLSFDGRGAGLVTEVLGDLAHADRVAVLVPGSDTGIDTYGRFRAAARALHIRLTREAPAGTRTAVVAWLGYETPPTIGLTVATTDRADRAAPELRSLVADLRAVIGPRPRISLLCHSYGSVVCARAAPGLDPDDVDDIAVVGSPGTGADTAAALRTRARIWAARGSGDWVEDVPHLAVDLFGTRVGFGTDPVSPAFGARVFAAGGGGHSDYFAPGSTSLTNLTRIVLGETEAVTHD; encoded by the coding sequence ATGGGGTACCGGTGGCGCCGCGCCGCACTCGCCGTGCTGGTCGCATCGGCGGTGACGCTCCCCGTGGTCGGGGCGGCCCGGCCCCGGGTCCCCGCCCCGCCACCGGTCACGCTCGCCGCGCCGACCGCGGCCACCCTCGACGCCACCTACGCCGCCCACCGGGCCAATGCCGGGGAAGCGGCCCGGATGGCCGCGGACCACGGCGACCGGCGGCGCGCGGCGGCCGACCGGTCCCTGGCCGGCCCCGCCCGGCAGTTGCTCTCCTTCGACGGCCGCGGCGCCGGGCTGGTGACCGAGGTCCTGGGCGACCTGGCGCACGCCGATCGGGTCGCCGTCCTGGTACCCGGATCCGACACCGGTATCGACACCTACGGCCGGTTCCGCGCCGCCGCCCGGGCCCTGCACATCCGGCTCACCCGTGAGGCCCCGGCGGGCACCCGTACGGCGGTCGTCGCCTGGCTCGGCTACGAGACGCCCCCGACGATCGGCCTCACTGTCGCCACCACCGACCGCGCGGACCGGGCCGCGCCCGAACTGCGCTCCCTCGTGGCGGACTTGCGGGCGGTCATCGGTCCGCGCCCGCGCATCTCCCTGCTCTGCCACTCCTACGGCTCGGTCGTCTGCGCCCGCGCCGCCCCCGGTCTGGATCCCGACGACGTCGACGACATCGCCGTCGTCGGCAGCCCGGGCACCGGTGCCGACACCGCCGCTGCCCTGCGCACCCGCGCCCGGATCTGGGCGGCCCGGGGCTCCGGCGACTGGGTGGAGGACGTTCCGCACCTCGCCGTCGACCTGTTCGGCACCCGCGTCGGCTTCGGCACCGACCCCGTCTCCCCGGCGTTCGGCGCCCGGGTCTTCGCGGCCGGCGGCGGCGGCCACAGCGACTACTTCGCACCCGGCTCCACCTCCCTGACCAACCTGACCCGGATCGTCCTGGGCGAGACCGAGGCGGTGACCCATGACTGA
- the kynU gene encoding kynureninase yields the protein MSEPKLRAKELDAADGLAAQRAEFVLDEGGGGSGGEGGGAGGDAVYLDGNSLGALPVAVPGRVEDVVRRQWGELRIRSWTESGWWTAPERIGDRIAPLVGAAAGQIVVGDSTSVNVFKAVVGAVRLARSADPAGGSAGPTGPTGPARDEIVVDATTFPTDGYIAESAARMTGCTLRPVAPSEVPDALGDRTAAVLLNHVDYRTGRLHDLPALTAAVHAAGAYVVWDLCHSAGALPVGLDEHGVDLAVGCTYKYLNGGPGSPAYLYVRAELQDRFDSPLPGWNSHAEPFGMRPEYAPAPGALRGRVGTPDILSMLALEAALDVWDGGGVTIEAVRAKSLALTDFFLECVEAYVPEGRVECLTPRPHGERGSQIALRCQDAGDVMRRLIERGVVGDFRHPDVLRFGFTPLYVGFADVERAARVLAEVLAEVSAETGV from the coding sequence ATGTCTGAACCGAAGCTCAGGGCGAAGGAACTGGACGCGGCCGACGGGCTGGCCGCCCAGCGCGCCGAGTTCGTGCTGGACGAGGGCGGCGGCGGGAGCGGCGGCGAGGGTGGCGGTGCGGGCGGTGACGCGGTCTACCTCGACGGCAACTCGCTGGGCGCGCTGCCCGTCGCCGTCCCCGGCCGGGTCGAGGACGTCGTCCGCAGGCAGTGGGGCGAGCTGCGCATCCGGTCCTGGACGGAGAGCGGCTGGTGGACGGCGCCCGAGCGGATCGGCGACCGGATCGCCCCGCTGGTGGGCGCGGCGGCCGGGCAGATCGTCGTCGGCGACTCCACCAGTGTCAACGTCTTCAAGGCGGTGGTGGGCGCGGTGCGCCTGGCCCGGTCGGCGGACCCCGCCGGTGGGTCTGCCGGGCCCACCGGGCCCACCGGCCCCGCCCGTGACGAGATCGTGGTCGACGCGACCACGTTCCCCACGGACGGCTACATCGCCGAGTCGGCGGCCCGGATGACCGGCTGCACCCTGCGTCCGGTGGCGCCGTCCGAGGTCCCGGACGCGCTCGGCGACCGTACGGCAGCCGTGCTGCTCAACCACGTCGACTACCGCACCGGCCGGCTGCACGACCTGCCCGCGCTCACCGCCGCCGTGCACGCGGCGGGGGCGTACGTCGTCTGGGACCTGTGCCACAGTGCGGGCGCGCTGCCGGTCGGACTGGACGAGCACGGCGTGGACCTGGCGGTCGGCTGCACCTACAAGTACCTCAACGGCGGCCCCGGTTCACCGGCGTACCTCTATGTGCGCGCGGAGTTGCAGGACCGCTTCGACTCCCCGCTGCCCGGCTGGAACTCCCACGCGGAGCCCTTCGGCATGCGCCCGGAGTACGCACCGGCGCCGGGTGCGCTGCGCGGGCGGGTCGGCACCCCGGACATCCTGTCCATGCTCGCCCTGGAGGCGGCACTGGACGTCTGGGACGGCGGCGGCGTCACGATCGAGGCGGTACGGGCCAAATCCCTCGCCCTGACGGACTTCTTCCTGGAGTGCGTCGAGGCGTACGTCCCCGAGGGCCGGGTCGAGTGTCTGACCCCGAGGCCGCACGGGGAGCGGGGCAGCCAGATCGCCCTGCGCTGTCAGGATGCCGGGGACGTCATGCGGCGGCTGATCGAGCGCGGGGTGGTCGGCGACTTCCGTCACCCGGACGTGCTCCGCTTCGGCTTCACCCCGCTGTACGTCGGCTTCGCGGACGTGGAGCGGGCGGCGCGGGTGCTGGCGGAGGTGCTGGCGGAGGTGTCGGCGGAGACCGGGGTTTAG